Proteins co-encoded in one Arthrobacter globiformis genomic window:
- a CDS encoding cold-shock protein, which yields MATGTVTWFNAEKGFGFIAPDDGSGDIFAHYSAIASSGYRSLEENQKVRFEVAHGPKGPQAENIRPF from the coding sequence ATGGCCACAGGCACAGTGACGTGGTTTAACGCGGAAAAAGGCTTTGGCTTCATCGCCCCTGACGACGGGTCCGGCGATATTTTTGCCCACTACTCAGCGATCGCTTCCAGCGGCTACCGTTCCCTGGAGGAGAACCAGAAAGTCCGGTTCGAGGTGGCCCACGGCCCGAAAGGTCCCCAGGCGGAGAACATCCGGCCGTTCTAG
- a CDS encoding DUF4193 domain-containing protein — translation MAIDYDSPRQAPEDDLTGTPEHVGRDKTAARGAAIDADESEIAEGFELPGVDLSKEELLIHIVPLQPDEFTCMSCFLVHHRSQLAREKDGKKYCTECES, via the coding sequence ATGGCTATCGATTACGACTCCCCACGACAGGCACCCGAAGATGATCTGACTGGGACGCCTGAGCACGTCGGCAGGGACAAAACCGCTGCACGCGGGGCTGCCATCGACGCAGATGAAAGCGAAATCGCCGAAGGCTTCGAGCTGCCCGGAGTAGACCTGTCCAAAGAAGAACTACTCATCCACATCGTCCCCCTCCAGCCCGACGAATTCACCTGCATGTCCTGCTTCCTAGTTCACCATCGCAGCCAACTGGCACGCGAAAAGGACGGCAAGAAGTACTGCACGGAATGTGAAAGCTAA
- a CDS encoding class I SAM-dependent DNA methyltransferase, whose amino-acid sequence MINQQQLWDEDAAKQYDTPGEGMFSPEVLAPTVEVLSKLAGGGPVIEFAIGTGRVAIPLSEAGVRVTGIELSHAMISRLREKVGEDDIPVVQGDMTEAVAGAHFTLAFLVFNTIANLLTQDEQVRCFQNAARHLEPGGRFVIELWVPQLRSLPPGHGGTVEVSQPGYLLVDTYDVLHQHVISHHMRFGPELSDGRDARIGRTPHRYIWPSELDLMARLAGFELESRWADWDRSEFTAESRSHISVYRLSSPHA is encoded by the coding sequence ATGATCAACCAGCAACAGCTCTGGGACGAGGACGCCGCGAAACAGTACGACACACCCGGCGAGGGAATGTTCTCCCCCGAGGTACTGGCCCCCACGGTGGAGGTCCTGTCAAAGCTCGCGGGTGGCGGTCCGGTCATTGAGTTTGCCATTGGCACCGGCCGTGTCGCCATCCCCCTCTCAGAGGCGGGGGTCCGGGTCACCGGCATCGAACTGTCTCACGCGATGATCTCCCGGCTACGGGAGAAGGTCGGAGAGGACGACATTCCCGTCGTGCAAGGCGACATGACCGAGGCAGTGGCCGGGGCCCATTTCACGCTTGCGTTCCTGGTGTTCAACACCATCGCCAATCTCTTGACGCAGGACGAACAGGTCCGGTGTTTCCAAAACGCCGCCCGCCATCTTGAACCCGGCGGACGCTTCGTGATCGAGCTCTGGGTGCCACAACTGCGTTCGCTGCCACCGGGACACGGCGGAACGGTCGAGGTGAGCCAGCCCGGGTATCTCCTGGTCGATACCTATGACGTGCTGCACCAGCACGTCATCTCGCACCACATGCGGTTCGGCCCGGAACTATCGGACGGGCGGGATGCACGGATCGGGCGGACACCACACCGGTACATCTGGCCCAGCGAGCTCGACCTCATGGCGCGGCTCGCCGGGTTTGAGCTGGAATCCAGGTGGGCGGACTGGGACCGCAGCGAATTCACGGCCGAATCCCGCAGCCACATCTCCGTATACCGGCTCAGCTCACCGCATGCCTAG
- a CDS encoding TetR/AcrR family transcriptional regulator → MTAAEVPHGISLPGRPSVATAGTVGRILGIAYDLFSRRGIRDVGVNELIESSGVAKSTFYRHFPSKDDLVLAVLALRDQIWFAEVVAEAQRVEMGPDHPLGRALRGIHGEDPRTRPGTGRGRRAGALR, encoded by the coding sequence ATGACCGCAGCCGAGGTTCCGCACGGCATTTCGCTTCCGGGCCGGCCCTCGGTGGCCACGGCCGGCACTGTGGGTCGCATTCTTGGCATCGCCTATGATCTGTTCTCCCGGCGGGGTATCCGTGATGTGGGCGTCAACGAACTGATCGAGTCCTCTGGGGTTGCCAAGTCGACGTTCTACCGGCACTTCCCGTCCAAGGACGATCTGGTCCTGGCAGTTCTGGCCCTCCGGGACCAGATCTGGTTCGCCGAAGTCGTGGCGGAGGCCCAGCGCGTGGAAATGGGCCCGGACCATCCCCTGGGCAGGGCCCTGCGTGGGATACATGGCGAGGATCCGAGGACACGTCCAGGCACTGGCCGAGGACGCCGGGCTGGAGCGCTGCGGTGA